The DNA segment aaaaaatgtaaaagttcGTCAAAAATGAAATCACAGCAGGTGTGTCACAAACACATGAAagcgataaaaataaagatatcatataaaattcacagtgggtaaaactgaagaaacaaGATAACAATTGATACTTATACCAAGATAACTTTATAATATGAATTACAGACATATGCACAGGGCTCAAAGCTGCAGACGAAACGACGTAAAATGTCAAAACAGTAAATATATCAATTTAGTTTACTAGGTTTTTTCTGGTGTGACATTTTGACTTTGCACGTGTTCTGTCTTTCCACTGCAAATCCTTCATAAAAGCTTTCAGGCAATTCTATCAGTCCACTTGTGGCTTTCTTGTCTCTTGTAAGCTTCAAGTTCTTTGTCTTTTTGTGCTCGCAATTCATCGATCTTTGGTTCTCGAAATTGTGCGTCTTTTGCTGGATCTGGAATGTCGGCTTGCTTCACGTCGCCATCTTGTGGAAAGTGTCCACAAAAGGCAATTTTCCACGTTTCTGACGGATTCCTAAAATAATTACCCGTTAAATGAAGAACCATAGTCACAATCCAACAAGGAACTTCCCGCCATAGACAACAAACTTTCATTACTTTGATGTGATCCGACCTATATCTGAGCTCGCAAGGGGGGCTTTCCCTATAGCATCCATGCTGTCCATACCACAGGGAATATAAAGAGGCCGTGCGCTATCAATGATTGGGGATTTGCTAAAACAACAGACATAAACGTGTTAGATGTGAGCAAATAGAACAAATGTTGCTTAAGcagtaaaaataatttgtaccTGTACCAGACGGAGAAGAAACTAACTTGACATTATGCCATGAACCGgcatttaatataaattgtCACTTACTTTAACTGCCCATCAAAGACAGACACGTTCATGATGTGTTTGAAACCTCTCATTGTTGTATCGACCTTTGAACTCACGTACATCGCCGTCGCTCCGTTGGAATGTGCCAGGAATCGCATACATTTCGTTATTACCTGAAGATATAACGAAGTTGTACGGATTTTGCACAGAATAACTTAACAATAATTTTATCAGTTAACATTGTTATTGCATTGTTATTCTCTATTGTTATTGCGCCAATGCGTTAAATTATGTCAATCCCAGTGCAATGCGCAATGATTCACCTTTTTCTTATCAGAATCCATATCCTGGTACAGATCAAATTTACTTCCGATAATAAACAATGGAACCGGAAATGGATTGATCGAATTTGCGTCCTGAAAAAAAAAGACATCTTATAATCCTAACAGGCATAGCATGAAAAACCAGGCACAATAAACCAAAACGAAAAACTTCATTAACACCTGATAGCAAGATACTTATCAAAATGGCGCACATGAAACAAACACCACTGTGCATAAGCAGTAAGTACACATGCCAACTGGGTCGTGGCAAAATGGTTGGCCGGTTGTGGCCGCTGGGTTCAGCGACTTACGTTTCTATCTTTTCCCCCGATTCTCTCCCAAGCTGCTTTGTTCATGAGTTGCTGGAATCCTGGATTTTGTTTGTTGCCAGTTTTTAAAACGACATCGAGTCTCTCCCGCATCGCCCTAAGCAACGTCTCCGCCGTGAACCACAACTTGTTCGGCTCCGATAAATCAAGGAACTAGAAAAATAAGAATTCTTAGATAATGCATAGCGATAAATTTGAATCTGGTTTTACGTGTAAATACATGGATGAGTTTACATTCCTTATCAGcgtataaatataaataatctACAAATATCTTCACGTGTTAGGGAACATTTTATATCAATGTAGCCTTTGATGTCATTCACTCACTCAATCAATTTAATTAAAGTAAAAGTAATATTTGAAATGAGTAATAAATCATGAATTTTGATGTCAATGActcacaatgcaaaaaaagTATTTGCACAGGAAATGGAGGCGCAAAACAACACAAGGTTAACTTAAATTGAGTGTCTTTGTCTTGTAGTGATCCCGCTTCCAACCGAATACGTGTCAAACCAACCAGTGGTACAGAATTACTGACTGATAAGAAAGTTATTTGTTTGAAGCAGCGATGTCATTGTAAAGAGAAAACCTGTGTGCACTGAAGCGTGCACATTGCCTTGGGTGTCAGTTCATAAAGAGAGAGACAGAAAGAGGGAAAAAGAGAGATTAAAGCCAGTCAGCTGTGTATAGAGCTAACAGCAATGCGTGACATGTTACAAGTGTCTCTGCTAATAACTGGAAAGTTTTAACGTTTAAAGTTGAAATATGAAGAAATTGGTTGTTTTTGGTGGCACAGGAAGAACCGGGCTGGCAGTTTTAACCAGAGCAAGCCAAGACCCAGGTTCTAGAGCATTGATAAATGAAATACAGACAAAACTGTTTAATGTTTAACACGTAACTAATGCATGACTATGTTAATAAGTGACTTATTCAAGCTGGTCAAATAGCGTGGTACTCGTaagtatttacaaaactttcaACATATTATGATACATCCATTAAAAACTATTAACTGCGCGGTATTTCATTAGTTTTAGTCCTGTGGTTCTGAAAGAGGTTGCACAATTGAGTAAGCATTAATTCACAGAACTTCAAGTGACTGCATATCTCAGGAAGCCTGAAAAAGTGCCAGAAAACGTGAGAAGTAAGATCAAAATAGTCTTGGGAAATGTTCTTGACGCTGAACAAGTGGCAAATGTTATTGAAGGACAAGATGCCGTTATATCATGTCTTGGACAGGGATTCAACATACGTAAgtaaaaaatacaagaaaatattttagtgcGGTGATCAAGTGACATTGTATGCAGGCCACACAACTGTAATATCAGAAGGTGTGAAAAACATAGTGCAAGGGATGAGGCAACACAGTGTTAAAAGGATCATCTTGGTTGGCGTATGTAAGTAAAAAAAGCAACAgcaaaaagtgaaaacaagACGATAGAACTTCCTAATCATGCTGAGTCATTCCATTCAGCATTCCTACTTCCTGGTgagaaaacaattttcttcTTAAAAGCGATAACTCTTGATCACGAACGAGCCTTAAATTACATCAAAACGTGCAAGGACATCGAGTGGATTATGTGCATGCCGCCAGAAATTGTGGACTTGCCGTACACCAAAAGCTACAAGGTATAGCGGCTTCTGTGTTGTTGTCAACACTGCTAAGAACCATATAAACCAACACCTTGAAATAAGATACATGCAAAATATATCTAGTCATTGTTTGtctttttacttaaaaaagcTTCAATCTCTGTGTCTATAAAATTGCATAAATCTCAGTTGCTAGAAAGATTGTTCAATCGATTTGTGGCATATAGCAGCCTGCATTACGCGCCAACAACTTCCTGCAACAGTAGGTGTCATGTTTCAACAAGCTCAATATATACAGGTGGCCATCAACAAGCTAGCAGGGTCAAATGTGGCCACGACGCATGACATCGCTCACTGGATGCTGAGCTGCGTGAAGGATGAGAAAACAGCTGAAGAATACAAACACCAGCTGGTCGGACTCGGCTCATTTTTAAGCCTTCCTCGCTGGTTGACCGGCACCTCACAAGGGGTGGCCAGTTTGGTAGGAGCAGGGCTGGTGGCTGCTGCACTGTGCTGGTATTTCAACTGACAGACAATTATTGCTGAGGAGGTGGTGAACAAACACATAGGAACCAAAGAAGTGCAATGACTTCAGTTTAAATACAAATAACCAAGAAAAATCATTCAATCACAGTTTGGTGCAAAACTGCCAAAAATAAATCGTTGGAAAAAGGCAAAATTAGTTGCGTTTTCTCAGCATCAAGTGTAATATATTGCCTACTACTTATTCTTATCTTGGCTCAAGTACATTTGCAGAAGAACCAAAATGATCAAAATGCTGAGATGATTTTGCTAATTGTTGAATATGCTGCGTCATCTATTTTATCATCTTGTgctgcaaaaatttttcagataaattaaaataatgttgaTTTGACAGAGCTGATGTAATGGGCTTTTACTTAAGAAAACTGGATAAAAAATGGCAACTTTAACGCACCGATAAGTTACCGCAACTGCATACCATGCATGTATAGATTATAGGTTGAAGGgattataaatttatattatgAAATATGAAGAAATTGGTTGTTTTTGGTGGCACAGGAAGAACCGGGCTGGCAGTTTTAACCAGAGCAAGCCAAGACCCAGGTGAGAAAAAATATCCACCATGGTGTATATTAGCATCATGACCAACATAATGTTCATGGTTTCTGTCCACCAGAGCCAGTAACATCATCTATTTAAGACGAAACTCTTAATACAGTATAACGATCAACGaatcattttgttttcatcattggCACGGTGGGGACAATAACTTAGTGAGATGTTTGTAAGCAGCATGAGTTAACACACATGTTTATATTCACAGAGCTTCAAGTGACTGCATATCTAAGGAAGCCTGAAAAAGTGCCAGAAAACGTGAGAAGTAAGATCAAAATAGTCTTGGGAAATGTTCTCGATGCTGAACAAGTGGCAAATGTTATTGAAGGACAAGATGCCGTTATATCATGTCTTGGAAAAGGATTCAATATTTGTGAGTCAAGCACAACCTGACATATTTATACTGAGTGAACATAAGTACAAGAGAATGACATATACGCTACGAATCCTTTACAACATGAATGCTGAATGCTAGGTGTCAATGTTACCACAGCaaagttatgtagtttaaGTGCCagtttggaaatttttttataataaattctTTACAAGAAATTACGTCTCTTTGAAAAAGTGTCCGGTTACATACATGATATATGACATACTGCTTTTATACCTATACAATCGAAATTTGTTTGTGTCAGTTTTAAATGTAACGCTATTTGCAAACCTTTGCAATAAAATCCAATTCTACTGTTTTCTTGAGTTAAAGTGGCTgatcaaattttaaacttggaaaattaaaaacgGCGTTTCGAAGAGCTCCAACTCAAACTTTTCCAGccttagttttattttaacttatgtAATATTTACCCTGTTAAATGTGAATGACGTGCATGTCATTGAGGCCTAATTAATAATAGCTTCAGCTTTCAATTAACTTGCATTATTCAGGTCCCACAACATTAATCTCGGAAGGTGTCAAAAACATAGTTCAAGGAATGCGGGAGCACGGAGTTAAAAGAATAGTTTTGGTCGGCGTGtgtaagaaaaagttttaataccATAGACAGTAGCAGTACATATTAGATACTAATACTATGTAACTGtcatcattaattaattatcaaccacttttcaaaataattttcaatttgattTCCCAGCGTTTCTGCTTCCTGGCCGCAAGACCATGTTCATTTTGAAGGAGATTACTGCCGACCATGAACGAGCTCTCAATTACCTCAAAACATGCAAAGACATCGACTGGATCATGTCCATGCCTCCACAGATAATTGACGCTCCTTACACTGGCACTTACAAGGTATATGTCAAAAAAACAGCACATCTCTGGTGACATAATTTTTTGGTCACAAGTAGAACGGTGGAATATGCTGCCTTAGATCAGAGATCTGGAATCTATGGCTCGCCACCCAGATGTCACTCTTTCGATAACGGCATTTGGCTTGCAGATTGATTTAAGCTGGCATTTATTAGCACAATTGTTAagattaaaactttttctgtaattgtGAGTCCTATTAATAGTAAGAAGCATGTTATTACagagtaaattcagacatttaccgttgtctaaaGTTGTtcgttttgcttaaaaatgcacatgtcagttgcattaagtgttgaaaaatattatatggctctcacggaaatacaattaaaaatacgTAGCTTTCATGGCTACGTTCTCCCTTAGCCAAAAAGGTTCCTGACCCCAGCCTTAGATTGATCGCATGATAATTCACATGTGACGATggataagattttaaaaacaacatttgtaacatttgcattttttgtgaaGGTGGCGATCAACAAGTTGTGCGGATCAAGAAAAGCAACGACTCACGATATTGCTCATTGGATGCTCACTTGTATTAAGGATGAGGAAGTGGCAAAAGAATACAAACATCAACTGGTCGGAATATCATCTTTTCTCTCATTCAAGCAGGGTTTGACCCGGCTAAAAATTGGGTTTTATGGTTTGTTCGCTTTTGCTCTTGTCGGAACACTTTGGTATTCAGGATggttgaaaaacatttttccgtaaaaaaaaacttcgggattttttgctgttttacaaaaaataaatctacAGGAACTTAAGAAGAAGATGTAACTAAATTTCAAGTGTTCGTTTATACCTtgaatttgtttgtaacttgaCTAATTTTATACATGCACAGTACCACCTAGGAATAACCAGACATTCCTACGCCATCAGTTTTAAAAGCATTCTGTCAATCAAAAGATAGTGACAACAGAACTATTCATGTGTACATTTTAACTGACAGCTAATGATCATTTTATCTCGATAAACTTTGTCATGCCCAGGttgcaaaaaacatttcgGCGTTTTTATGAATGTATATATGCTTTAACTCTGCAAGCGTTATCGTCATATGTGAATAAAATCTACTTTTAATAAAGcaagtaattttgaaaataaaattccgTTTATGTTCAGATTCTCTCAAACACAGCGCTTGTTATTTCCATCTGCAAAGGCTCACAAGAAGGCATCCATTACCATATAACCCTAGGACATTTTTGATGCATTGTCATAGCCCTTGCTTCTAAAAAAAgaccaaatttttcaaaaccaaaGTTGAGACCGAAATGTGTTCCAGTTTAACCGAAACACAGCCTTCAACTAACAAAGTTAAATACTTcaagataaaaataattgccAAGGTTTTGCACCCACTGCCGTATATTTTGCATGTGCCCTGCGTTTACAGTTGAAAGCGCAGTGCCATATCAATGACAAAAGGCATAATATAAGTAGAATGTACAAAGTTTAACAACGCAGCAGCTGGTTATAACGTACTACAGCCACAATGTTAACCTTATGAATATGCCTGCTGGAATTTAATGGATGGCGAGAACAAAACACACTAAACTTAAATAGCCATAAAGCTATCGTTTTATACATTCCAAAATAAACCTATTATTGTAAAATAACTAGGAATGTCACCAAACAAGGAAAAGTGATTTACCAAGAGAACAGTCATCCTTTGCAGGGTATCCAGTGTGAGAGGAATGTCGACCAATTTGCGCAGATTTGTGCCACCTCCCAACTCCCATATATGACCAGTAAGCTTGTGTTGCTGCAGATGTTAAATAAACACGGCCAAAACTTCACAGTTTAAAGTACAAGTGAATATGTTCcagcaatttaaaaacattcttCATACAATAGAAACATATATAGTATAGCATacatactatatatatatattagaGCAGCTAAAATTTAGGTTGGAAAAGTTCGATGAAGTGTTACGCTGAGCTTAAAAAATGTGATCTATTCAGCACACATTCAGATCAGTGGTTTTTAAACTTGTCAAAGACACTGAACCCCGACCCGAGTTTCAAACATACATTCATTGAACCTTCTGTTAAAATTTAAGAACGTGCATCATACACACAGTCCCATTTTTTTAATGTCGTCTAAGAATGACTCAGCAAGGAGTTTGATTGGAATCTAAGAAGCACTGATGTAAACTATAACCAATGATGATTACAACACATTCCAGAAAATAATTGTGATACTCACTAAGTTAGTAGCTCTGCGAGCAAATGTGTATTCTAAAGCAGTTGTTGGTTTGGCGCTATCTTCTCTGCTCAAAAACTTCAACATAACTGTAGTTTTTCCCTGAGCAACAGAAACATATTActacttttataaaaaaattttcaattagcATTATCGCTTCTAGCATGTAGCAATATTTATCGTGTTGACTCCATGCAGTTTATCTATTCTTCGTTTTAgatatttgttttgtaacatgACAAATGCTTAATCTCTTCATTCCAGTTGATCTGTTTTTCACGTACACAAATCATTATTCCCCGTGGTTTGAAGTTATGAATGttcagaaaacaaatttccaaaTAATGTCGCCGTACgtaacaatatttcaaatactGACACTTGAAACAGAAATGCCATCTGACTTTAGACCTATAGAACATGATGATAATGTAACTTTCTTACCGAAGATTTTCCGCCGACAAACAAGCAGGATTTCTCGGCCCCTTTTAAGCCGTCTTTCTCAGTGAGCATGACTTCCTGATTTGCAGCATCCCAGATGTTTCGAATCAATCCGGACATGATATTCAAgcaagtgcaaaaattttatttctataatGTTGTACTTCGCTAAAgcgataaatgaaaaattcatTAAGTTTGTTTCATTCAGTTTCATGCTTCTGTGCAACTGAGGGCTACAATGTCGTGCCCTTGCCTTGGCCACAGAAACGAGATCTTAATCTCTGGGATGGTTTTTTTTggtgaagttttatttttactatcAAACATGTACAATAAGATTGGCCTATTGGCTTTCATTTTTACAAGGATTCATGGGTCTAGTGTACAAATGCACAACCACTTGATGCATtcgtatactagaccccagccaCTCAAATTGTGATATCACCTGGATATGCACTTGTATAATAGACCCAGATTCATTTGGtcaaagaaattgaaaacgtTTGACAAAGTATTCATTGATTACATTCATTACCGGTATTATGGTAATGTGTGATGTACAGCAtcgaagcaattttcatttattagttgcttgaacacaccacctactcgtctgcttaattttcaatttttcaactgatgttttatggatttaactagtTATGAGTTTAGTGGCCATGCTAGTTATTAACATCAATTATTAACGTTTGTTTCTCTTGAGCATGTTTCAAAAcgtttcggctttgtcactttttttaTTCGTTTGCGCATGTTAGTAataactggcttgatttttcgtccccgcCGTGCTTTCCATAAAAAAATAGTGAttgatttgattgaaaaatgtttattacactAAAATAAACTGCACAAATACACAAGGCCTAACACCGTACAGGCTGTATCCGCACATTTCGGATTTATAGGAATCAGTTGGACTTTTTCGTATTCCCTTTTTGCCAatgctaaatatttttgtttgctggCTAGTTCAAGATGGAAATCAAATTTTGCTAGATTTGTGCGCTAACTTTTTCATCTTGAGGTTAGCCActggtaaaacaaaaaagagtaCGTACGTCATAAATGTTAAAACCAAACGCAAAAACCTTCCAAATTTGCTTGCAACAccaattttttatgtaaaacgGCAGTTTCGGCACACGTTTGACAAACTGTTTTGGGTTTATTTGTAAAGTTATGTTCTAACCGTAGATGAAATTTTACAAGCTCAAGAGCGACCGAACGACCTGCAGTGACGTATTGCTTAAGCTAATTTAGTTTTCCATAAATTTATgagtaaaaacaattttgacgtTTGACGCTTTTACATCTTTCCTTACGTTTCGACTAACACTAGTTCTTTACATCAACATATTTctgtaaattttgttgatcCTTAACAGGTGAGCTTTGACAATTATCAAAAATGCAATGCTGACCACAAATTAGAGTTAAAGTACCGACAACTACATAACCACTTGTTACTTAGTGACATATCTCTAAGGTAATATGTCCAGGTACTGTAGTTACTTAGTAAAGCTAGAAGCTGCAAGGCCAAAGCTGTAATCACAAACATATCTAAGTACCTATTTCACAAATTTCTATAGCTGGTTACCAAAAACTGATTGACATAAAGCTAAAAATGgccatttttaaaacaatttaacctATCAGAGACCTCACTTTTATAACAACCTTAATGAGACAATTCAAATATACGAGATAGTTTCGAAAGTAACAGTTTCCCAGTGGTTCACCTCGATTACTGGAGCAAGTAAAAAACGGACTAGTCTTTACTTTGGGGTTTTCCCATTGTAGAAGTCATCATGTGGCATTTGCGTAATTAAAACCCCGTCTGCTCACAGAGAAAGTTGATAATTTTGTGtggaaaaaatgaaatgtacTCGCGGTGCAACGACTGCAACGTACATGCCATGTATAGCTACGCAGAACGAAAGTTCGTACGTTAACGATAAGGAAGAGGTAAAGGAATAGGTTTGGGACCGGGGTTACCAGCGTATGAAACTGCTATTAATTACCGTTATGAATAACTGCACATTACCAGacattataattataaccaTTACGTTGAAAGAAGAATTATAAGCAATACGTTGCTATAAAGAGACTTTGCCTGACTGAAAGTTTTATAGAGTGTATTTAGAGCATCAAATTCAATGCAGCAAGATTAACTCAGGATTAACAAACTGAAAAGTAGGCCTAGTCTTTGTGTTTTATAGTCTATAGACTCTATACTATAGAGTCTATAGTATATGTCAGCAGACAGTTTTTGACAAAGAGTCGTCGGTGAAGAGACACAGATATTGGCGTGATAATCTGCACTGAAGTTTCAGTTCTTACATCTTTTCCACATTAAAACAACTATATCATATAGCTTagctttgctttgtttattataaatcgggaagaacaacaaaaaatcaGGCGAACATTCGCACTTTGATAGATCTCAATCTCACGCATTTGCAGCACTTTCCAACTTGGTATTTTGTTTGGTTTAGACAAATATATTTATGGCTTAAGAAATTTGTGAGGTGCAAACTGGttttaatgcaaatttatTGCAATCAACAAGttctgttttttcttttcccTGTGCATAGAAAAATCCATGAACCAACAACAGTTATTGGGTCATCAGAAAAGAATGTTTACCATTAAACCACATTGAAAGTTACCAATGTGACAAACCAACTGTTTGCTTTAGATCCATCGGCAATATTATCCGCTCATTTTGGGCAAGAATTGCTTCACGCCCAGTTGCCCACTCTCATTCACATTTCGAAACAAACCTCATGTGGAGGTTTCTTACAATATGCTCACAAGAGATCTCTGTAAATCTAGCGTGATTCTCTCAAAAGACTCCAATATACCATGGCTGCACACGAGAATTTTCTATGGAAAACCCACAGGCTAACAGGGCAAAACACATCGTAGTTAAAACTCATTGGATTGTGACATCACTCAGACTGATATGATTGAATTATAAATGAATATGGGACAagataaatatattttcacacTGCTGCTACCATGTGGTTGTTGGATTGGAGGAGACAAAGTGTTAATTttacttgttcaatgaaagattaGCATTCATCATTTTTTTAGACATCCGGCATACAGTAGATGTGTTAAAACGTCATAATCGCCGCTGAAAGTGTAAAAATTAAGAATGTCAGACGAATGGGATGATGATGATTTCGGAACATTTGAAAGTGCAACGGATGTGAAAAGTCCTTCTGGTTCTGAAACTTCATCCAGTGTGAGCTCGTCTGCCACCCCGGCCTGGTTGCTGGCTGCCCAGAGTTCTCCACAAATCACGAAACCTGCGCCATCCACAGGTGTGAATTTTAAGTTACGTGCAGCAGATGCTCATGTTGTAGTGGTGAGGTCGTAGGTCGTAGTGAAGTTTTAACAATTAATTAGAATGACAAGAAGATGAATTAACTGGAACGActagatcagtggttctcaaactgtggtacgcgtaccactagtggtacgcgagagctttttaagtggtaccgcgtaccgctgaacatgattttcgatgtgctgtgagtaatgtgttgccccggatagacaagcttgtgcagaagaaacagttgcttctatcaaattaaattgtgttttcttgctattcattggtgttatggtatagtaataacggtaataactaataaataccggtacatttgagtaaaataagtcattcaggagccaggtggtacgcagtgtagcaaaaaaaacgaatgagtggtacgcgatcgcaaaaagtttgagaaacactggaCTAGATGAATAAGGAAATTATGGtggttgaataaatattttatgaagttGAGAAAGTTTGAAACACGTTACTTCTTTCAATGAGCAATGTGCTGGAAACCGCTGGTTATTCGaagaataaatattaaaaccaatATTTTGTTGGAATTAACCATTTgtatgaataaaaaatatgtctaACTCCTAAATTGCAAGAATGTAGTGTACTGCCACATATTATTTCAAATGGACAAGCGTTGTTTGATCTTTCAACTTTGTGTTACAGAAGTGAAAAGTGACTCACTTGGTGTAGAGCCGTCCCAGCCTTCTAAGGTCTCTTATGTAgttgtttataaaaaacaGAATCTATCGGTGCATCATCTAGAAAATATGCAGCCTGTGAtaaaattgagaattttttataaatggCGTTATTTTTTTTCTCCAGCCGACGTCAGCATTACCATTGAGTGTTGTTTCAGATAAAAAGTAAGTAGAgacataaaaaagttatttattattatttttaattttattgtcacTCTCATTCTTTGgcataattttattaattttcttttcagGAATGAATTTCCAACCCAAAGTGATAGATTTGCAACTTGGAATCAAACGGATACTTTGGGTAATGTATGAATACATTGTTATATTGCAATGTTCTGAAAGACTTTTGTTGTTAGCTGACATATTGCAAGGTGCACGTATTGCGACAACAATACATCAACGATCAACATCATTGTTTTTTGCGTCTGAGTAAGGAACTTCGTTCTGTGCTCTATGATGGTGATGTTGGTGTTTTCTATGATGCACAGAAAGGAAATACCCACAATGCATTGTGCTTAGTAGTAATATGTAAATACGTGCTGCAAAGTGTTATATGTTGAAGCAATCATTGCCCACATATTGTGACTACAAGGTTTAAACTCCCTATCATTTCAAgaacacaaacaaataaattccAAGTGAATGTTTGAACAATCAACTTATGTTCAACATCAAGTTTAAAATCTTTGATCGATTCACCTAAGAATCATTTTCCTTCGACGCTTGCGTTGAATTTTCTGAcagatttaacttttttgcagGTGGAGGTGACTTTGATGCTTTAAAAACTGGGCCCGACACAAGCGCAAGTGAGAAGCCATCGCTTCCAGCAGATGCCACCTTCGATGACATTTTCAACATCGCTTCAAATATTAAACCGGCGAGTTTCTCTGAACCTTCTCCACAGATTGAAGATAAAAAGCCTCTACTGACCTCCGATGGTGAGAAATATGTTTCCGGAGAAGTAAGCTGGTTAGCAAAATGAcgatttaaatttatttttgatattaaGTTTTCTATGTATTCAAGTATCTACCCAGTCTGAAGAAGATCGAGAGAGTGATAAGATTCTAGAATTAAGGAGCAGGCTTGACACTGCTCTGGCGTTGAAGgaacaaacagaaaaagttGGTTTGTGTTTCTCAGACTTGTTATATAGAAAATAATTGCTCAATGTatatgaaaatgattttgtattttctaaaGGCACTCAAAGGTTTGTTTACTTGGCCCATGCATAATTTCATATTTCACTTGTCTACTAATGtattattttctattttaacACAAGGCTTTCTTCTTAACTaagatttttaacaaatttagaGCCTTGAGGAGCTGAGAGAGGAATTGGCAAagataataaaagaaacaaaagaagaGCGTGAGAAAAGAGAACAGGAGAATGAAGGAGAGAATGCGAAAATGAGAGAGGAGTATGAGAAGAGAGTTAAGCAAC comes from the Clavelina lepadiformis chromosome 5, kaClaLepa1.1, whole genome shotgun sequence genome and includes:
- the LOC143459805 gene encoding uncharacterized protein LOC143459805; this encodes MSDEWDDDDFGTFESATDVKSPSGSETSSSVSSSATPAWLLAAQSSPQITKPAPSTEVKSDSLGVEPSQPSKPTSALPLSVVSDKKNEFPTQSDRFATWNQTDTLGGGDFDALKTGPDTSASEKPSLPADATFDDIFNIASNIKPASFSEPSPQIEDKKPLLTSDVSTQSEEDRESDKILELRSRLDTALALKEQTEKSLEELREELAKIIKETKEEREKREQENEGENAKMREEYEKRVKQLQEESEKLAGSLTEEYTALAREAASEQKNEYTKGLEDVLAKCLGVLDQQSATLSNKLSDATNSCKSEFNDAVNTSKEELKDFVTSHCDETLRKCTEVRDDFEKYLQEKILSESEKQQVIDQKCKREALDELMSSFKKEMEESLREERRKNTEATRIAVEESRRMILESVQQEEKNNQILREKHTMALKMLLTSSQEHLRHLTEGLSSELAQDT
- the LOC143458732 gene encoding uncharacterized protein LOC143458732; this translates as MKKLVVFGGTGRTGLAVLTRASQDPELQVTAYLRKPEKVPENVRSKIKIVLGNVLDAEQVANVIEGQDAVISCLGQGFNIRHTTVISEGVKNIVQGMRQHSVKRIILVGVSFLLPGEKTIFFLKAITLDHERALNYIKTCKDIEWIMCMPPEIVDLPYTKSYKVAINKLAGSNVATTHDIAHWMLSCVKDEKTAEEYKHQLVGLGSFLSLPRWLTGTSQGVASLVGAGLVAAALCWYFNMKKLVVFGGTGRTGLAVLTRASQDPELQVTAYLRKPEKVPENVRSKIKIVLGNVLDAEQVANVIEGQDAVISCLGKGFNICPTTLISEGVKNIVQGMREHGVKRIVLVGVSFLLPGRKTMFILKEITADHERALNYLKTCKDIDWIMSMPPQIIDAPYTGTYKVAINKLCGSRKATTHDIAHWMLTCIKDEEVAKEYKHQLVGISSFLSFKQGLTRLKIGFYGLFAFALVGTLWYSGWLKNIFP
- the LOC143460779 gene encoding cytoplasmic dynein 2 light intermediate chain 1-like — translated: MSGLIRNIWDAANQEVMLTEKDGLKGAEKSCLFVGGKSSGKTTVMLKFLSREDSAKPTTALEYTFARRATNLQHKLTGHIWELGGGTNLRKLVDIPLTLDTLQRMTVLLFLDLSEPNKLWFTAETLLRAMRERLDVVLKTGNKQNPGFQQLMNKAAWERIGGKDRNDANSINPFPVPLFIIGSKFDLYQDMDSDKKKVITKCMRFLAHSNGATAMYVSSKVDTTMRGFKHIMNVSVFDGQLNKSPIIDSARPLYIPCGMDSMDAIGKAPLASSDIGRITSKNPSETWKIAFCGHFPQDGDVKQADIPDPAKDAQFREPKIDELRAQKDKELEAYKRQESHKWTDRIA